From a region of the Synechococcus sp. PCC 7502 genome:
- a CDS encoding cytochrome ubiquinol oxidase subunit I has protein sequence MEFLSNTVALSRMQFALTAIFHMLWPVLTTGMGIFLVIVEGMWLKTKNPDYYRHARFWAKLYVLNFGIGVASGLPMEFQFGTNWAPFSEAVGDFFGSILGFEGAVAFMLEAGFLGIMLFGWGRVPPGIHYFATIMVAFGANLSTVWILVANSWLQSPAGGDFVAGKFIVSDYFQAIMNPFAFKSILHMFFGTLETSLFVIGGISAWYILNQHQAVFFTKSFKIALAAAIAVAPLQIYIGHLSAEQVYQYQPSKLAAMEAKWETAPAGKPADWSLLAVPNNKTQSNDWEIKIPNGLGYILEFKKNLTEPVLGLKEWKSEDRPRMVGLVYYSFRIMSGIGFFLVGLMLWSVVQWLRGKLAEGAITSQKWLMRGWIFAAPLGYIAVESGWIVRCVGRQPWVVYGQIRTADGVSNIPASNVLTSLSIFTVIYSILFISTLYFGSRIIRKGANLELPIPGEEIVLTPAEHIEDSRPVEAQQ, from the coding sequence ATGGAATTTCTCTCAAATACAGTTGCACTATCACGAATGCAATTTGCTCTGACAGCAATTTTTCACATGCTCTGGCCCGTCCTAACAACGGGTATGGGCATATTTTTGGTGATTGTAGAAGGAATGTGGCTCAAAACTAAAAACCCTGATTATTATCGTCATGCTAGATTTTGGGCAAAACTTTACGTTCTAAATTTTGGGATTGGCGTAGCTTCAGGGCTACCGATGGAATTTCAGTTCGGCACCAACTGGGCACCCTTTTCAGAAGCAGTAGGAGACTTTTTTGGTAGTATCCTTGGCTTTGAAGGTGCAGTTGCCTTCATGTTAGAAGCAGGTTTTCTCGGCATTATGTTATTTGGGTGGGGGCGAGTACCACCTGGGATCCACTATTTTGCGACTATCATGGTTGCCTTTGGTGCAAACCTATCAACCGTGTGGATTTTAGTGGCTAATTCTTGGTTGCAATCACCTGCGGGCGGCGATTTTGTTGCTGGTAAATTTATAGTCAGTGACTATTTTCAGGCAATTATGAATCCTTTTGCCTTCAAGAGTATTCTGCATATGTTCTTTGGCACTTTAGAGACTTCTTTGTTTGTGATTGGCGGTATTAGTGCTTGGTACATTCTTAATCAACATCAAGCTGTATTTTTTACCAAGTCCTTTAAAATAGCTTTAGCGGCAGCGATCGCTGTGGCTCCCCTCCAAATCTATATTGGACATTTAAGTGCTGAACAGGTGTATCAATATCAGCCCAGCAAACTAGCGGCAATGGAAGCAAAATGGGAAACTGCACCAGCAGGAAAACCAGCCGATTGGAGCCTACTTGCAGTCCCCAATAATAAGACTCAAAGTAATGACTGGGAAATTAAAATTCCTAACGGATTAGGGTACATTTTAGAATTCAAGAAAAATCTGACTGAGCCAGTTTTAGGACTGAAAGAGTGGAAGTCCGAAGATCGTCCGCGCATGGTAGGACTGGTTTATTATTCTTTTAGAATCATGAGTGGAATTGGGTTCTTCTTAGTGGGATTAATGCTGTGGAGTGTCGTCCAATGGTTAAGAGGTAAATTAGCAGAGGGCGCAATCACCTCACAGAAATGGTTAATGCGGGGCTGGATATTTGCTGCGCCATTGGGATATATTGCCGTGGAATCAGGTTGGATTGTACGCTGTGTTGGCAGACAGCCTTGGGTCGTCTATGGACAGATTCGCACCGCTGATGGTGTTTCCAACATACCTGCAAGTAATGTTTTGACTTCTTTATCAATTTTTACTGTTATTTATTCCATTCTCTTTATCTCTACACTCTATTTTGGTAGTCGCATTATTCGTAAAGGCGCAAATTTAGAATTACCAATCCCTGGAGAAGAAATAGTGCTTACTCCTGCGGAACATATTGAAGATAGCCGTCCTGTGGAAGCACAACAGTAA
- a CDS encoding winged helix-turn-helix domain-containing protein, with the protein MGAESIDKKLEEAEGFESYGQICQWLENQLGIKSNYKTVHHLVRYRLKARPKVTRPVSAGKSEEQVEAYKKPCQYYKHDCLVWH; encoded by the coding sequence ATGGGCGCAGAAAGCATTGATAAAAAGCTGGAAGAAGCAGAAGGCTTTGAAAGTTATGGGCAGATCTGCCAATGGTTAGAGAACCAATTAGGAATCAAATCAAACTATAAAACTGTGCATCATCTAGTCCGATATCGGCTGAAAGCCAGACCGAAAGTGACACGTCCAGTCAGCGCAGGAAAGTCAGAAGAGCAAGTAGAAGCATATAAAAAACCTTGCCAGTATTATAAGCATGATTGCTTGGTTTGGCATTAA
- a CDS encoding PAS domain S-box protein produces MLNLQPVILSSQISVDQAIAQLHTHNQTYAVVINPNASILGILTQTDILKAIAMLPHWQNQAIASITNTKILLQTEVPKDPSSMLKLLEQKGVSYSIVIDSEQQILGVISADHLAKYISLSPKPCICQRIIETTPNIISIYNLDIHATSYVNFRVQTILGYSLAQIIGMGAEVAVKLIHPHDLPRLNQHLEQCRSLADGETLEIEYQAKHLNGYWLWLHSRHTPFRRGEEGQVIEILGISQDITARKLAITAMEQLNLDLEAQVSDRTKSLRYINQELLAEISERKLATAALRYSEDKFRHIFEDSPIGINLVGLDGKYMQVNPAFCQMLGYEDSELRKLSVFEVTHPPNISAEKDLMSKITRGVINQYHLEKIYITKERQLIRTSQTTATIRDARDNIRFLINMVEDISDRFKAAEDLRRSEERFRKIFEDSPIGMVLLGLDQKIVKTNKALNQMLGYSELDLVKQHLNALTHPDDQEVTNRLTHYLYQGQISSYQLEQRCLAKNGLNIWVKLNTSVVKDQEHQQLLHVLIMIQDITREKESQKLIAHSLAEKELLLQEIHHRVKNNLHVIASLLELQARTSKDDYVINLFSESQNRIYSMALIHEQLCLSPQFEHIDFSEYLQKLVSNLFASYGVNPNLIQCVLEIKPITIGFQTALPCGLILNEIVSNSLKYAFIGCDRGEIQIRFSQQADILNLVISDNGVGLPPDLDWHRVNTLGLRLVKILARQLDASISLDRSNGTKFNLSFSAASPSPKKLYAHT; encoded by the coding sequence ATGCTTAATTTGCAGCCTGTCATTCTTAGCTCCCAAATATCCGTTGATCAAGCGATCGCCCAACTCCATACTCATAATCAAACCTATGCTGTAGTTATCAATCCCAATGCTTCAATTTTAGGTATCCTGACCCAAACAGATATTCTTAAGGCAATTGCTATGCTTCCCCATTGGCAAAATCAGGCGATCGCTTCCATTACCAATACAAAGATATTACTCCAGACTGAAGTTCCCAAAGACCCAAGCTCCATGCTGAAATTACTGGAACAGAAAGGTGTAAGTTACTCGATTGTGATCGACTCGGAACAGCAAATTCTAGGCGTAATTAGTGCCGATCATCTGGCTAAATATATTTCCTTAAGTCCCAAGCCTTGTATCTGTCAAAGGATTATTGAAACCACGCCCAATATTATTTCAATTTATAATCTCGATATTCATGCCACTTCCTATGTAAATTTTAGGGTGCAAACTATCTTGGGCTATTCCCTTGCACAAATTATCGGGATGGGGGCAGAGGTTGCGGTTAAGCTGATTCATCCCCATGATCTACCTAGACTCAACCAACATTTAGAACAATGCCGTAGTCTTGCCGATGGAGAAACGCTAGAAATTGAATATCAAGCCAAGCATCTCAACGGTTACTGGTTATGGTTGCATAGTAGGCATACCCCTTTTCGGCGGGGGGAAGAGGGTCAAGTTATAGAAATTCTGGGGATTAGTCAAGACATTACTGCCCGCAAATTGGCAATTACAGCGATGGAGCAGCTTAATCTTGACCTTGAAGCTCAGGTTAGCGATCGCACCAAATCCCTGAGATATATTAACCAAGAGCTACTTGCAGAAATATCAGAACGTAAACTCGCAACCGCAGCCCTACGCTACAGTGAGGATAAATTTCGACATATTTTTGAGGACAGTCCAATTGGCATTAATTTGGTGGGCTTAGATGGCAAGTACATGCAAGTTAATCCCGCTTTTTGTCAAATGCTTGGCTATGAAGACTCGGAACTTAGAAAATTATCGGTTTTTGAAGTTACTCATCCCCCTAATATTTCCGCCGAGAAAGACCTGATGAGCAAAATTACCCGAGGCGTTATTAATCAATACCATCTCGAAAAGATATATATCACAAAGGAGCGACAGCTAATTAGGACTAGCCAGACCACTGCCACGATTAGGGATGCCAGAGATAATATTCGGTTTTTGATTAATATGGTTGAAGATATTAGCGATCGCTTTAAAGCCGCCGAAGATTTAAGACGAAGTGAAGAAAGATTTCGCAAAATTTTTGAAGACAGTCCAATCGGCATGGTGCTTTTGGGGTTAGATCAGAAAATCGTCAAGACCAATAAGGCTCTTAATCAAATGCTGGGATATTCCGAGCTAGACTTGGTTAAGCAACACCTAAATGCTCTTACCCATCCCGACGATCAAGAAGTTACAAATCGCCTTACCCATTATTTATACCAAGGACAAATCTCCAGCTACCAACTTGAACAACGTTGCCTTGCCAAAAATGGACTAAACATTTGGGTGAAGCTAAATACATCTGTGGTCAAAGATCAGGAGCATCAGCAACTTTTGCATGTTCTAATCATGATCCAAGATATTACCAGAGAAAAAGAGTCCCAAAAATTGATAGCCCACTCCTTAGCTGAAAAGGAATTACTTTTACAAGAAATTCACCATCGTGTCAAAAATAATCTTCATGTCATAGCGAGCTTACTGGAGTTGCAGGCTAGAACAAGCAAAGATGATTATGTGATCAACCTTTTTAGCGAAAGTCAAAATCGTATTTACTCCATGGCATTAATTCACGAACAACTATGCCTATCTCCACAGTTTGAACATATAGACTTTAGTGAATATTTGCAGAAATTAGTAAGTAACTTATTCGCCTCCTATGGGGTTAATCCTAATCTAATTCAATGTGTACTGGAGATAAAGCCCATAACTATTGGATTTCAGACTGCTCTGCCCTGTGGCTTGATCCTAAATGAAATTGTTTCTAATTCCCTTAAATATGCTTTTATTGGCTGCGATCGGGGGGAAATTCAGATTCGCTTTTCTCAGCAAGCAGACATCCTCAATTTAGTTATTAGTGATAATGGGGTGGGGCTACCTCCAGACTTAGATTGGCATAGAGTTAATACCCTTGGATTACGACTAGTCAAGATTTTAGCTCGACAGCTAGATGCTAGTATTAGCCTCGATCGCAGTAATGGTACTAAGTTTAACTTAAGTTTTAGCGCAGCTAGTCCATCACCGAAGAAACTCTATGCCCACACCTAA
- a CDS encoding ATP-binding protein yields the protein MPTPKPKILVVEDEAIVAENLADHLTDNGYDIIGIVDSGSEAIAYAAKNAPDLVLMDIVLKGETDGIVAAEIISSQLAIPIVYMTAYGDDKTLERSKSAKPLAYLIKPFRPQALKAAIEIALNKHKLDQEQAKALTSLENLLAQTQTQSEFKSQFINMISHEFRNPLTNINLSTDILESQAGQWSEQKRQDRFQRIRKAIAQMTRLLDDALTISKIEAGNLSLQPHSFNLYNFCADLAHDLELALGNQSGNQYHIHCFSNQHDRLVHLDQSLMEYILLNLLSNAIKYSPTGGLIELGIKYSEPNSSDNSPDTVTLEVKDYGIGISAADQKQLFDPFFRSPHVVNIKGDGLGLSITLQLVKLLNGQIFVKSEQSTGSTFTVVLPLISS from the coding sequence ATGCCCACACCTAAACCCAAAATTCTCGTAGTAGAAGATGAAGCAATTGTGGCAGAAAACCTTGCCGATCATCTTACAGACAATGGTTATGACATTATCGGTATTGTTGATTCAGGCTCTGAAGCGATCGCCTATGCAGCTAAAAATGCTCCCGATCTAGTCCTGATGGATATTGTGCTAAAAGGGGAAACCGATGGCATTGTGGCGGCGGAAATTATTAGTTCCCAGTTGGCAATCCCCATTGTTTACATGACTGCCTATGGCGATGACAAAACCCTCGAACGCTCCAAGTCTGCTAAGCCCTTGGCATATTTAATTAAGCCTTTTAGACCTCAAGCACTCAAAGCGGCGATCGAAATTGCCCTCAACAAACATAAACTTGACCAAGAACAGGCAAAAGCTCTAACTTCGTTGGAAAATTTACTCGCCCAAACCCAAACCCAAAGTGAATTTAAGTCCCAATTTATCAACATGATTTCCCATGAATTCAGGAATCCCCTTACCAATATTAATCTCTCCACCGATATATTAGAAAGCCAAGCAGGACAGTGGTCTGAGCAAAAACGTCAAGATCGATTTCAACGGATTAGAAAAGCGATTGCCCAAATGACCCGATTATTGGATGATGCCCTTACCATTAGTAAAATCGAAGCGGGAAATTTAAGTCTCCAACCCCATAGTTTTAATCTATATAACTTTTGTGCCGATCTAGCCCATGATTTAGAGCTAGCCTTAGGCAATCAATCAGGTAATCAATATCACATCCATTGTTTTAGTAATCAACATGATCGCTTAGTGCATCTTGATCAAAGCCTAATGGAATATATTCTGCTCAATCTTCTATCCAATGCCATTAAGTATTCCCCTACAGGTGGTCTGATTGAACTAGGAATTAAGTACTCTGAGCCCAATTCATCAGATAATTCGCCAGATACCGTTACACTCGAAGTTAAGGATTATGGCATTGGCATTTCCGCCGCAGACCAAAAGCAGTTATTTGATCCATTTTTTCGCTCCCCCCATGTTGTTAATATCAAGGGGGATGGGCTAGGGTTATCAATTACCCTGCAGTTGGTAAAGCTACTCAATGGTCAGATATTTGTCAAAAGTGAGCAAAGCACTGGCAGCACATTCACAGTGGTTTTACCCCTGATCTCATCCTAA
- a CDS encoding LL-diaminopimelate aminotransferase translates to MATINDNYLKLKAGYLFPEIARRVNAFAQANPEAKIIKLGIGDVTEPLPAACCDAMTKAIVDMGDRSKFQGYGPEQGYAWLREKIAKYDFQARGCDIDASEIFVSDGSKCDTGNILDIFGDRNSIAVTDPVYPVYVDTNVMAGHTGDVNEKGEYGGLVYLPIIAENNFTAEIPTEKVDLIYLCFPNNPTGATATKEYLQAWVDYALAYGSIIFFDAAYESFITDPDLPHSIYEIAGARNCAIEFRSFSKSAGFTGTRCAFTVVPKTLTAKAADGSDVELWKLWNRRQSTKFNGVSYIVQRGAEAVYSSEGQAQVKALVQFYLENAQIIRQKLIAAGIAVYGGVNAPYVWVKTPNELSSWDFFDQLLHGCHVVCTPGSGFGAAGEGYVRISAFNSRTNVEEAMTRITHKLS, encoded by the coding sequence ATGGCAACAATCAACGACAATTATCTAAAGCTCAAAGCAGGCTATCTTTTCCCTGAAATTGCGAGGCGAGTTAATGCCTTTGCCCAAGCTAATCCTGAAGCTAAGATTATTAAATTAGGAATTGGGGATGTAACTGAGCCTTTACCTGCTGCCTGTTGTGATGCTATGACTAAAGCTATTGTGGATATGGGCGATCGCTCCAAGTTTCAAGGCTATGGTCCTGAACAGGGATATGCTTGGCTGCGAGAAAAAATTGCTAAGTATGATTTTCAAGCACGGGGCTGTGATATTGATGCTTCCGAGATTTTTGTATCCGATGGTTCTAAGTGTGATACGGGTAATATTCTTGATATTTTTGGTGATCGCAACTCCATAGCAGTAACTGATCCTGTTTATCCTGTGTATGTAGATACCAATGTGATGGCGGGACATACGGGCGATGTCAATGAAAAAGGAGAATATGGCGGTTTAGTCTATCTACCCATTATTGCTGAAAATAACTTCACTGCCGAAATTCCCACAGAAAAAGTCGATTTAATCTATCTCTGCTTCCCCAATAATCCTACGGGCGCTACTGCCACTAAAGAATATTTGCAAGCTTGGGTTGACTATGCCTTGGCGTATGGTTCCATAATTTTCTTTGATGCCGCCTACGAATCATTTATTACCGATCCAGATTTACCTCACTCCATATATGAAATTGCAGGGGCTAGGAACTGTGCGATCGAGTTTAGATCATTTTCTAAAAGTGCGGGATTTACTGGAACCCGTTGTGCTTTTACGGTTGTGCCGAAAACCTTAACAGCCAAAGCTGCCGATGGTAGTGATGTTGAGCTATGGAAGCTATGGAACCGTCGTCAATCCACCAAATTTAATGGGGTTTCCTATATTGTGCAACGGGGGGCAGAGGCGGTTTATAGTTCTGAAGGACAAGCGCAAGTTAAGGCTTTAGTGCAGTTTTATTTGGAAAATGCTCAGATCATTCGCCAAAAGCTAATCGCCGCAGGTATAGCAGTTTACGGTGGAGTGAATGCTCCCTACGTTTGGGTTAAAACGCCTAATGAATTATCTAGCTGGGATTTCTTTGATCAGTTATTGCATGGCTGCCATGTGGTTTGCACCCCTGGATCGGGATTTGGTGCAGCAGGAGAAGGGTATGTGAGAATTTCAGCTTTTAATAGTCGTACCAATGTGGAAGAAGCTATGACACGGATTACCCACAAGCTCAGCTAA
- the cydB gene encoding cytochrome d ubiquinol oxidase subunit II, translating into MEALQHFLPQVWFVILGLFLLLYVLLDGFDLGVGILSLTSSNEERRSMLMTSLGNVWDANETWLVLMGGALFGAFPLAYSTILSSLYIPIMGMLFGLIFRAVAFEFREHSNRKLFWNYAFGIGSFLAALNQGFALGSVLEGIKVDVDGHFIGGTWDWLSWQSVLVALTLIQGYVLIGSTYLIIKTTGELQENHYRTAKIAAWTTLIGAVLITVITPVFYESARTRLLEPPLLYLFALIPILGVLIIWQLISSLNRKAEVAPFVWTALLFLLTFLGLGLIIFPIIIPNQITIYQAAASPSALVFMLIFVGFLIPIMLFYNIYQYIVFQGKVTGHAYHD; encoded by the coding sequence ATGGAAGCTCTTCAGCACTTTTTACCTCAGGTATGGTTTGTAATTTTGGGATTATTTTTGCTTTTGTATGTCTTGCTTGACGGATTTGATTTGGGTGTAGGAATTCTCTCACTGACTTCCTCCAATGAAGAACGCCGTAGTATGCTAATGACCAGCTTGGGGAATGTTTGGGATGCTAATGAAACTTGGTTGGTGCTAATGGGTGGTGCCTTATTTGGTGCATTTCCTCTTGCCTACAGTACAATTCTCTCATCTCTCTATATTCCTATTATGGGTATGCTGTTTGGGCTGATTTTTCGAGCAGTAGCCTTTGAGTTTCGTGAGCATTCTAATCGTAAACTATTTTGGAACTATGCTTTTGGCATCGGTAGTTTTTTGGCAGCACTCAATCAGGGATTTGCCCTAGGCAGTGTTTTGGAAGGAATTAAGGTTGATGTCGATGGCCATTTTATTGGCGGCACATGGGATTGGTTAAGCTGGCAATCGGTATTAGTGGCACTTACTTTGATTCAGGGCTATGTTCTGATTGGCTCTACTTATCTAATTATCAAAACCACGGGAGAATTACAGGAGAATCATTACCGTACTGCTAAAATTGCCGCTTGGACTACTCTAATTGGAGCAGTGCTAATTACAGTAATCACTCCCGTTTTTTATGAGAGTGCTAGAACTAGGTTATTAGAGCCACCATTGCTGTATCTATTTGCACTTATTCCCATTTTAGGAGTATTAATAATTTGGCAGTTAATCAGTAGTTTGAATCGTAAGGCAGAAGTTGCTCCTTTTGTGTGGACAGCCCTGTTATTTCTTCTCACATTTTTAGGACTAGGGCTGATCATATTTCCAATTATTATTCCTAACCAAATTACGATTTATCAAGCTGCCGCCTCTCCCAGTGCTTTGGTATTTATGCTGATTTTTGTGGGCTTTCTAATTCCGATTATGCTTTTTTATAATATCTATCAATATATTGTTTTCCAAGGTAAGGTTACAGGTCATGCTTATCATGATTAG
- a CDS encoding helix-turn-helix domain-containing protein encodes MAGVYKLEIKESEEELKHMLRVQKTASDKERIQMLYLLKTKQASTIQTASTILGRHRVTLQDWLGNYRKGGIVGLNLEQGENRVFHNGRRKH; translated from the coding sequence ATGGCAGGAGTATACAAATTAGAGATCAAAGAAAGTGAAGAAGAGCTAAAACATATGCTGAGAGTGCAAAAGACCGCATCAGATAAAGAAAGAATTCAGATGCTGTATCTGTTAAAAACAAAACAAGCAAGCACAATCCAGACAGCATCGACAATACTGGGACGGCATCGAGTTACATTGCAAGATTGGTTAGGGAATTATCGCAAAGGGGGAATAGTAGGACTAAACCTAGAACAGGGCGAAAACAGAGTATTCCACAATGGGCGCAGAAAGCATTGA
- a CDS encoding IS630 family transposase: MIAWFGINIIGLNGKVRFFCQDETRIGLKTISGRKITARGVKPKGKVQWQFKATYLYRIVEPSTGESFFYEFTHLNSECFQVFLNLVSAYFQGDIIVMQVDQAGAHRAKRLKIPKNIILLFQPAHAPETNPIERVWQHFKLGLRWKLPKDLDQLRALMRERLEVMTQEVIASIVGWDYILEALSVARI, encoded by the coding sequence ATGATTGCTTGGTTTGGCATTAATATAATCGGACTAAATGGCAAAGTGAGATTCTTTTGTCAAGATGAAACACGAATTGGGTTAAAGACAATTAGTGGAAGGAAGATCACAGCAAGAGGAGTCAAACCCAAAGGTAAAGTTCAGTGGCAGTTTAAGGCAACTTACCTCTATCGAATTGTAGAACCATCAACAGGGGAAAGCTTTTTCTATGAATTTACTCACCTTAATAGTGAATGCTTCCAAGTATTTCTGAACTTAGTAAGCGCATATTTTCAAGGTGACATCATCGTTATGCAAGTGGATCAAGCAGGAGCACACAGAGCAAAACGGTTAAAGATTCCTAAAAATATTATTTTGCTATTTCAGCCTGCCCATGCACCTGAGACTAATCCCATTGAAAGAGTGTGGCAGCATTTCAAATTAGGGTTGAGGTGGAAACTGCCAAAAGATCTTGACCAGTTGCGTGCATTAATGCGGGAAAGGTTAGAAGTTATGACTCAGGAGGTAATTGCTTCGATTGTTGGGTGGGATTATATTTTAGAGGCTTTATCTGTAGCTCGTATTTAA
- a CDS encoding cation diffusion facilitator family transporter, which produces MGLKAELEPTSQKLKLLQLALCLLASLLAVELSLGIFSHSLALLADAEHVCMDVGAIALSLLVVWLSRQSLDGYSWFKQYRLEAIAALVNGISLLVVAGWTIWEAIIRLSSPSHEILGFPMLIAGTVGLIINSINAFYLHGCCHNDLNLKAAFLHFVADMLGSIGAILAAIAVSWLGWNWADGIISILISGAVTCMAISLIGQSMQSWLNLDGLDGKNVLNGKAEVCNCQLQAEQALFPSLQDSINKINRATHS; this is translated from the coding sequence ATGGGATTAAAAGCAGAACTTGAGCCGACATCGCAAAAACTAAAGCTTCTGCAATTAGCATTATGTCTATTAGCTAGCTTGTTAGCCGTAGAGCTAAGTCTAGGAATATTTAGTCATAGTCTGGCACTTTTAGCGGATGCCGAGCATGTGTGTATGGATGTGGGCGCAATTGCCTTGTCTCTCTTGGTGGTTTGGCTCTCTCGACAGTCTTTAGATGGCTATAGTTGGTTTAAACAGTATCGACTTGAGGCGATCGCCGCTTTAGTGAATGGAATTAGTTTATTAGTGGTTGCTGGTTGGACAATTTGGGAAGCAATTATCCGCTTAAGTTCCCCTAGTCATGAAATTTTGGGATTTCCCATGTTGATTGCTGGCACTGTGGGTTTAATTATTAACAGTATTAATGCCTTCTATTTGCATGGCTGTTGTCATAATGATTTAAATCTAAAGGCTGCGTTCTTACATTTTGTGGCTGATATGCTGGGTTCTATTGGTGCGATATTAGCGGCTATCGCTGTATCTTGGTTGGGCTGGAACTGGGCGGATGGCATAATTAGCATTCTCATTTCAGGGGCTGTAACATGTATGGCTATATCCCTCATTGGACAAAGTATGCAAAGTTGGCTTAACTTAGATGGCTTAGATGGCAAAAATGTCTTAAACGGAAAAGCAGAAGTATGTAATTGTCAGTTACAAGCTGAGCAAGCTCTTTTTCCATCATTACAAGATAGTATCAACAAAATTAACAGAGCCACCCATTCCTAA